In Stigmatopora nigra isolate UIUO_SnigA chromosome 5, RoL_Snig_1.1, whole genome shotgun sequence, the genomic window AAAAAATCAGAGGTGAGAAAAGGAATTTTGTACTaattttaaaatggattagCCTAAATAACTCATATTTTCTGGGTAGATGATGAGAAGAGAAAGGGCTAAAGGTTCCAGATGTCAGGTACATTGCCCTACTTTGAATTTGGCTACTTTGGCAGTGATCTACTCTTAACAGTGCTTTTCTAGTTGCTTCTAATTTCACACTTGTCAAATTATTTAAAACTTAAAAGTATTCTGTTGGTTGGGAAAATTTAGTATAATTTTAGtggtccagttttttttttttttttggtttacagAGTTGCACATATATTTGTGAGCAAATTACTAATTTTTCCTTACAGACCCTTATATGCAATTTAAAGTCTAAGCTAACACAGATGACCGTGGGAAGACCGTGAGACTGTGAGGCAGCAATTCTACTCATTCAGCGACTTAGCATGAACTACAGACCCATCATTATGACCACAGCAGGGAAAAACAGAGgacgaaaacaacaacaaatcaaaaAACAATAGTTCTCTTTGATTCTGCTTCAGCAGTTCTTCCTGAAAAACTACTTCACAAGAACATTTGGAAGGTCACTCATGCTGTACCAGACAGAGGGCATGGCTTATAATCGAAAATTGTACTTCACAGAAATGGTGGCCTCTCCTAACGGTTTCTATTAATACTGAAGACACAATCATCGTGCAAAATCAGAGTTAAGGTTTAGAGGAAAATATTCTGTCTTGTCCAACCCGGGAATACTTAATCCAATGATTAAGAGAGGTTTCTCTGTACTTTTGTtggaattaaaaattaaataaagtgtCTTACCGTGGTCACTCTCTGTGCCTGATCTTCCCCAGTACCTCCGTCGTCGTTCTGGAGTGTGGGTGTGCCTCTCAATCACCGCAGCTATAAAACGAGTATTACTAACTGAAAGAAAGGAGAGCAGACACAAGATTTAGGTTTAGTGCATGTGAGCTGGGCCTTTTAAAAAGTATTCTGCCCcattattcaagaaaaaaatatgcatacacACAACCTCGTTTCATCTACACCCAACCTCGTTTCATCTACACCCAACCGCATATTTTCATGAGAGTGCCAGACCTTTTACATGGTTAAACCTGTCAAACACTTTAATTTCATTGTGATTTGTACTACTCCGTAGTATAGTTAAGCTCTTGCACTCAAGCAACATTCAGGAAAATGCACCTCTATGTTTGAGTTCTACTGTTGACGCataacttggaaaaaaatgttgacaattcATTGCAGCTGATCAGGAATAGCAAGCTGTCCACTGTGTTTCACATATCTATTCACAACTCTGACAAACAGTTGAACATAGTGAAGAATTGACAGATCTGCAGAGAGACGTAATATATAGAAGTGAAAGGTGAACATGCCTCGAGCGTGGTAAGGCAAAGATGATAGAACCGTCCTTTGTCTGTGTCCTTGAATCGGAGCAGTATCTTTGACTTTTAAGAATCAGACAGACAAAAGCAGCTTGTCTAGCAATGGTGCTAAAACCTCCCCGAGTCCATGTGCCCTGTCTTTGAATATATTGACGCAGGCAGTGATATTTCTACtggtaaaacaacaaaaatgttcagTTCCAATTGAACACTTGACAATGCACGAGGGGTAAAACTCACAAAACTTCACTCTGGTTGGCCATTTGAAAAACGTTTGTATTTGTTCGAGTGGATAGTGTGATTGGCCAAATGCAAAATACCCTACTACATGAATACTGCCTTTCTTTTTATAAACTATCACCTCTCTTTAAACTGTGATGCTATATTCACACCTCAATTTTATATCCAAAGCATCAAAACCATAATCATTCAAACATAGCTTACTTATGCCTCGGTCTTCGTGGCTGTCATCATCTCGATCATCTCTATCATTATCCAGGTTGGACATCCTCACAGACATTTCTGGTGCAAGGTGGAGACAAAGCTTAGTCAAAATATAAAAGTGATTTTATATCCATGTAAAAATATGTAGCATGACGCTGCATAAAAACCAGGAATCAAGATGATAATAATTTAGGATAAATTCATAATCAGCCGAGCCTCCATCATTCACAAAGAATTATTCAACTAAGGCAATTTAAGTTCTGCATTGCCACCTGGGATCTTGGTGAGTAGCTTCGTATAAACAAAAGTTGGGTTTTTGCAATGCAAGAAATtgcaattttattcatttcttttattAAAGTAGATGGACAGAACTAATTGctatatttttgcttttgaaCTTTGCCTGTGATGTAGTACGAGTCCTACAACCGTACCTTGTGCTGCCAATGGTGACATGTGCTGGTGCGAGCGTCTGTGAATCTGGTGTCTATATGCGTACACAGCCAATACCAGCACCATGATGCATCCCATAATACCCCCAGCAACTGGGCCCACAGGGGCACTTTTGATCATGTTTAGAGACGCCACCTCCTCATCTGAAGAAGAGACAAAAGAAGCAGGGAAGAGTAAGTAAGAAGTTATATGAAAGGTTTCTGATAAACAACAAGCCAGATGCGTACAAAACAATGCCTGCTGGACTGCAGGTACACTTTGTACTTCCATTTCTTTTTGCTCCTAAAAAACATCTAATTGGATCAGATTGCCAATTAGCCTGTAGAGAAAACATTTCTGAAGGCAAGGCAGAGTCACTTATTGCATTTTTGTGGTCTAAAAACACACTTTTGCAGCagaataaaaaatgtgttgtggTTTATTGTCAAGGCACGTGTGTACTAGATAGGTAGTTATAGGACTTAAAACTTTATAGGCATTGTGTAACTCACCGAGGAGGCCCATGGAGTCAACATATGGACTTTTTGCACCAACAATGCCGCCAAAGCATTCCTTCTGCAGAGCACAATAAGGCTTGTCCAGATGTGTCTTGCCATCGCTGTCCACCATGCACCACTCACAGTCCAAAACACCAAAGCAATCGCTGAAACGGCATACAGAATTGTCGGAACTTTGTCAAGCCTATGAATAATGCCCTTTCTTGTCACATTTTGTCCGCTGTAGTGGCGTTctgatttgttgttttctttgtacgtaaaatcttaaaatgcgTTACTTTTCACCAATATCTTGAGTAAATACAACTTTCGGTGTTGCTTGGCAAAATAGTTTGGAGAATAAAGATGTACTTAATACTAAACTGAGATAAAGGTGCCCAAAAAAATCCGAATAAATTCATGATTAAATTCTAACTCATTTTTGCTCGCATTTGAAGAAACGTGCTTTTGGGGAGACTCAAGTAAGGATAAGTAGTTATTAtatgacaaaataataatacaaatatctCATTTCAATTCACTCATTTGATCCTGTCAATTTTCCACAAGAATACCCAAAGAACTCTATTTGAGCAAGACACATTTAAACATAGGTATTCTAGCACGACTTCATGATTTGGCATACACTTGacagtcttcattttttaagcaaaattgACCTTTCTCAAGTAGTCATGAAATGACTATAAAAATGTCTATTCTTGCCCACAAGGAGGGACCGCAGCACTGGGAACACGTTATAACAGCTTCATTTCATAGAAGTGTGTTGCATCTAACTCAAAACCTAGATTTTCCGGTTCATATGTTCATACACTGTTTGTATGTTCACCTGCTGCTGAATCTTTGGCCGCAGCGGGTGTTGATACATTGAGGCAGCGTGTCCTGTAGACTGGACTCAATCACATTCAAACTGATTGGCTCCTGATGTACCTCACAGCTAGGATTTCTGTCAAATgtgatagaaaatacattaagTGTGACACCGATTGTTGTCTTCATTTGTAAAACACTGCATAAGAGCTCtgagaagacgagagtaatTATGACTGAGTAGAAAGAGGAGGAAAATTATTTGACAACGGAAATGAGTAAGCGTTGGTCTTCCTGAAACGAGGGCGGACGTGGCACTCAGACACTTGTGATGTTTGATGAAAGGACGTGGGTGAACGCGAAGATGTGAGAGGCATTGAATGATGGACAGATTGCCagaaagaaaggaagaagaATGGAGATAGTACAGACAGTTCGAGAAGTGCTGAAAGAATAAGAACATTAATTTAAGAAACACTCAGGCAGTTATACTTGAGCTAGGAGAAAATATCTGACATTCAAACAcgcacaaccccccccccccccacacacacacacacacacgcatgcacaaaGATGAAAAAAGCACATATCACATGATGATGACAGCAGGAAGCATATGATAGAAATATCACTATTATTTACAAGAACAATAGCAAGACTTCCAACTAATTTACAACATAAAAATCTGCATGACTACTTTGGAGGAAACACATACAGTAAAATGTTCAAGTGTCAATCTTGTACAAAGTCCAAACCAGCGCCAAGATTTCTACATTTATAAATTATCAAATGTGTAAAGGGCAGCTTGGTGGAGAGTGGTCAGCacttcagcctcacagttctggggtcctgtgttCGATCCCAGGCCggttctcctgtgtggagtttgcatgttttccacgggattgcatgggttttctccgggaactccggtttcgtcccacattccaaaaatatgcatggtaggctggttgaacacagtaaattgcccctaggtatgagtgtgagtgtaaattATTGTCTGTccccttgtgccttgtgattggctggtcaccaattcatgGAGCctcctgcctggtgcccgaagtcagcggagttaggttccagcaccccccgttaCCCTTGTGAccataagtggttcagaaaatgaacgaatgaatgaactgTGTGAAAGAGATTTTTGAAAAGCATTATACTTTGTAATTGAAGGGTGTCTCTAAATCTGTCagaaatatttgcataattCTACATAagactgaaataaaaataaaaattacaaaaaccATGATAAGAAGTGGTGCTCAGCACTACTGACCTGTTTTCAGCATTTGTGAGGTTACCAGTACACTCATTCACCTCTAAAGGGCACTCACATGGGCACTCACATTCATTCTGCTCCATTCTAGAAGAAGAGTGTTGTAATTAATTATATTGAGGAGCACAAATATGGATcatttagttctttttttctgatggGATAAACAAAAACAGATGCACTTCAAATTTGGAATGAGCAAAGTGTCATGTTAGCTAGTACCTGTGGCAATTCAGACAAAGACGGTCCACTGTGCTGCAGGCGCAGAAAGCTAGAGAGTCACACGTCTCATTGACGATACCAGCAAAGGCATTGGTGCCAGGTATCCGAGTCAGACGATACTTAGAGCAATGGCTGCCATGGACAAGGTTGGTCAAGTCCCCCTATGGACAACATAAGGTGCGaatataatgataaaaaaagagtTAACTGTATCCACGGTAAATACAAAAACTGGATTCACTGCTTGAGTGGGCGTCTGAGCACACAAAGAAAATTGGACGTCTTAATTCACTGTTGCAAAACTATGGCTGACCACGCGATGGCAGCGTTGAATAACGTCAAAAACCTTTCTTTCAACAAGTCATTGATAACTTACCATGATGCTTGTATTGAACTTATAGAAGCGCTGCACAGTGCGATCACTGAAGCTATTGCACAGATTCTTCTTCACAAAGTTGGGGTGGTTCAGTATATCATTGGCAACAAGTGGCtcctggttttaaaaaaaaacaatagtatttAATTGTATCACATTTTCACACAGATTCACAAAACTAATTTTTCATAATTATCTTACATATGTAAGCTAATTTAGTAGATTATACTTACTTCTTATGGTGATTACTATTGCtgcaatattacaatatttgtctagtcaaataacattttaatacaatCCAGGACTTATTAAATATCCTTCTATTTGTATTAAGTGTGCAATTGAAACCGTCATATTTTGGATTCAATTACCTTGTGTGTAATGTGCTGTTGCTCTGCAGGGGCGTGGCCTTTTGGGTCAATGAGAGTGGGGTGGGCCACCAGGTAACCTCTGTCCTCCATTATGAAGCATCTAAATGCACACAAACCTATACTTAAACTCATCATCTCCAGTTACCAGAATCCTTATTGTTTAACCTCCCTCCCCCTTTTCTAGACAAGCACCTAATTGCACTCATTCTGCCACTAAACCACAGCCCCCTCTTGGTTAATCCTGTTTTATATGGTCtctcaatgacaaaaaaagatgtgaaaGGAATTGTGGCTGTGGGCAGAAAAACGGGGAGATGTTACCTCAGAGGGGTAAGAGTGAAAGCaccagatttaaaaataaaaaatcaaggcAAAATCTCTGAAGAAAGTATGTGGGGTAGATGATGCAGAATAGCTCAGTCCTGACATGAATGGCAAGATAATCAGCTTATCTCCTCTaccttcttttcatttttcttttcttgtgaattcacaatacagaaaaaaatggaaggatttTATAAGAAGTAGtcataatatacaaaataatagaaaaaatggAAGATACAATGCAGACATCGAGGGGAACAATAGCATTTAAATTTTCCACGCGGACCATCGTCAACCAACCTGATCTTGTTTCCTTTATCCTGATTGCAAATGGGAAGCAGGTCCAAGAGAACTTTATAGAAATAGCGAAGGGTAAAGTCAATACCCATCACTGCAACTGCATAGCCAGGAGCCATCTGAGAACTAGAGAGGAAAACATTAGGATAACCAGGGggcaccaaaaatgaaaaacatctaTATTACACATTAACGCAACTATTTGCCCCCAATAAAATCTCCAtcttatttgcatttttgaaaCTTTATTAAAAATTACTGTGGAGCAAAACATGAGGCATTAATCCAAATTTGTCAAACCCATGGATACTGTGTATTAATTTCTAAGTAAACTATTGGAAAAGGCGTACAATGGCTATCTTACAGTACAAATTAGGGTCACTAAACTGGAAACCTAAACAGTATTTTAACAACATATCTGCAAATACTATATGCCACTCAAAAGCTCCAGTTTATAAGCATTGATcggaaaaaaaagtctgcaaTTTTTGCAAGTAGACTCCTGCAGACAGCTGTGGctctaaaaaattctggttgaAATCCAGAGTCGCAGACAATATTTCCTCCGCAcaggacattttttccattttccccATACTTGCAAAAAAGAGAGTGGACTAAATGATTATATTGCAGTTGTTTCACTTCATATGGAAATTCGGAGGCATTAAGATCCCGAACGAAATCTAAAAACCTGTCATAGCACTTACAGTGTTTGAGGTTATTAACACAAACCATATTGTTACCTGGATGCATGAATAGTGTGGCTGATGGTGACAACATAGCCTGCGCCGCCCACATCCAAGTAAGGCCCAGTGAAGGTGATGAGACCAGGATTAGCCACAGCGTGTTGGTACCTGGAAAATGGCATAGAATGTAGCTAAGTGTTGGCATATAAGGGTAAGATGCAGTATTTAGAATGGCAGTATTTTGGTAGGAGGTggataaaatcatttttgtttttaaccccAACTGGACAGGTGCTTAACCGAATAATGAAAAACATCTTGACTCAACAATGACTGCAGAGAATTGTGCACACGTAAAccttcacacacatacacacgcagtTGCCCGCTCACTCCATCTGAAGTAAGTCTCACCATTGTCTACGTGTTGGGTCAAAGGCTTTGTCCATCAATGATCCAGGGTAAATCCGGAGCACCCCACTGGGCGTTGCTATGTAACGCCGCACAATATAGCAGTTGAGACTACTCATTTCCATTAGTGTCATCCACTCATCCGTGACGTGACTGGTCGCCATAACCTCGTTTCTGACAGAGGACTGCGGTGGGGCAGAATGAAACGGGAGGGAATTTGAGAGTGGGGACAGGAAGGTAAACTGGTGATGACATGGAACATACATTTGTGGAAACAGTACAGCATTGAATGCAACAAAACAATCTCATCACTGTATTGTCCTAGAAAACTGAATGTGGTGATTTTTGTCACTGTAGGAAGCCTTCAAGACATGCTTAAGCTTTGGAGCTGGAAGTGTGGTTGAGTTCAAAACCCATGTCCCGCCACCCCCCACTCCAGGAATGCAAACAGAGTGCCAAAACCGCACGGGGATTTTGTCCCCCTCCTTAAAGAAGTTTCATACATTTAACAGAACAAACCTTCTGCCAAATTTCTCACATTTCAAGAGACACATTATGGATGAATGTTAGTATTGCAGTCACACTTTTGAatccaaatatttgttttccaaacaaCATTAGCGAGCGATCGTTTGCATGTGTGTTTTCTTTAGTCGTGTACCTTGAGGCCTGGATTGGCGATGAGCCTAGTGTTATCACTCAGGTAGGCCGTGTAGTGCTCCACCATGCGCTTTGTTTCTGGCTGACTGAGGTGCTCATAGGGAGATGAAAAGCTACCGGCTGCCAGCATCACAGTGGGGGATTCTGAATAAGGCAGAGAAAGGGGCTAAACCTGAGACGACAGCAACATTTGACATTCTGGGGAATTTAGCTTCAATTTACCAACGGTTGCAAGCTGTTTAAAATGGAGGCAAGAGCTGGGCTGACCCAGTAGATCTAAACGATGGTAAAGAAGCTTGGAGCTGGGTGCAGTGTTAAGGTTTTTGAGCTGTTTCACTGGAATCTCTGGCTGCACATAGACGATGCACAAAATGAACGATGTGTCCTGcacctaaattaaaaaaaaaaaagaacaaatacaaggagtttttaattacattttgagaAGACACAAAACTGGTACGTTTTTATGATTAGGTTGTTTTGTTGCTTTATAACAAAATCATATAACAACGTATTTATCGGCAAAGTTGATGACTAATGCTGTAGTATGCAAGCAAAAGTgatgatttaattttttatggtttatttttgttatgtaTACCGACCGTATAGTCCGGATTATACATCGCACATTTTCATAGATTGGCTAAGCCTGCGACTAATACTTGTTTAAACCGCCATAGTACCTGAATaactgttatgttaacagaGAGCTAGTTAGCCTGGGTTTCTCCACTTTGCTTTTGTTACTTTAATGTGTGCTTGTTCTCGTTGTCTGATAATAAAAAAGTTCCCCTCCTAAAAATTcgatttataccaaaaaataggGCACaggcattttttgtttaaatatacaGATTTTGTGTATAGtggtaatacaaaaaaatgcatgactaTACCATATAGTTGGTATGAACATAATTTTCCAGTGTCACCTACCAATTTCCAAGCATAGCTGACGTTGTAAGCATCTTTGCCGTTGTCTCTGAGTCGGTTGGTGTGCCAAGACAAAGATGAGTTCACTGGGACAGTGATGACCTGGCTGCCCAATGGAAGACTGCAGGAAATACACAGCATTCTTGagtaaaaacataatataatacTGCagtcagtttttgcatttaaaaatacaaagattCTCACTTGAGGATGTTTTGTCGCACAAGTTGGAATGCAGGAATATTCTCATAGTGGATAATGTCAGTGTGAAGTGGAGGCTCAGTCATCAGGTAAGGTCGCGTCAGTGACGGGTGCATCAGAGTATAACCTGGAAGATGGAATGTTACCCATTAAGATGTGTTTATGCAGCTCCCAAAAAGAAGACAACATCCTAAAAATGTAACTTTACTGATAAGTTTCCTGTGAATGACAATTTACTCCCCAGGGTACTTTAGAAAAAAATTCCTTCTATTACATCACACCAGTACATCTGAGCACAAACATCATGCAAATATAGTCCCTGGAAACTAGTGACAGTTTTGGGATGAAATCAGAACAATCTGACTAGAAGAGAAGATTTAACCAATATTCCTCCAAAGCCACTACCAAATTGTAAATATTTCTGAGTAAATAGACACATGCGTCTTATCGACAGTTGTGGCGGACACAGTATGttccttttttccttaaattttGTGAAGTTTTGGTAGTGCAGCTGATCAGTCATGTGTGTGCTAGTCTGGAAATTAGGGTAATAAATGTAGTCTTTGCAATACATAGTTTGGTATTACCTTTGTTGTCAATGAGGAAGGTGTAAGAAGCCAGAGAGTCTTGATAATATGTAACATCCTCCAAAATGTAGGCCAGGTTTACGTCGACTCCAACAACGCCAAGGAGCAGATTCCCAAAATAACAAGGTCTACTCACAGTCATAATAAAGCCTGGGGAAAGACAATAAACACAACATGCAGGGTCTCAAATCAGCCACATCTTATCTTGTGGTTAGGGTTTTCGGTATATCTGTAACCACTGCCAttctaaacaaaaaacataaatgagCCGCCTGTTAACATAGACTTAATAACATTACTTTCCAAATTGAATGTACTGTAACTTTCGCAGATAAGTGTTGAAAAAATGTATCAGTATTTGTAGTCAATCAGTTAGCGCAACACAAAGAAAATCATGCGATTTTGTgttgacaaaattaaaaatcattttccacCATATTATTGTGTGTATAGGGGTGTTTTggtacagacaaaaaaatgcaaactatgGACATTCTCAGTGTGAAAATATGCCCtaatttttttgtccaagaaGAGCTAACTGAaattaaaggtaaaaaaattcaacaaaataagTCACAAACTTATTTTTCGCCATTCATAAATCTAATATGTAATAATCCCATTTACATGACTTATTTTATATggcatcaacaaaaaaaatgtagattttctGCACAAAAGAGTCATTGCATTAAATAAACCATTCCTGCGTTAGCATATACTTACATACGTTGATATAATAAGGATGGCATCAAAttgagacaaaaataaaatttagtttTTCTAGTTCATAAAAATTATCACCATGTGTCCTTATTACAATAGGTTTCTTTTGCGTACTTAATGAAGtacattaaattaattttcttgCTATCGTGCCATGTTTGTTCTGTTATCAATATAATGTTTCGGTAATACTGTTGCTTCTGTGAGATTGTTAGAGAAAATTCACATGAATACATACCGTCTCCCATGGCGTCAGCATAGGGCAGACTGAAGCGAACAAGGTCAATCATGCGGTTGGCCAGATTGATATAGAAGCGGCCCACTGTTGTCTCCAGATTGCTGAGTTGGTTGAGTACCATCATGCTCCCCTTCACGATAGGCATCATGGGAGCTGCGGCTAAACCAATTGAGGGTGCCCCAGAAAAACGATCAACACCATACTTCACTGAATTCTGCTCTGCAAGGTCTCGCAGGAAGGCCAGCTCCTTGAGACCTGTTACACCCTCTGTAGAGAGAAGACGAGAGACGTTGTTAGTTTACACCTATCTAACAATTTGATCTAACATCTAGTACACAGGATTTTTGTAGGCTGTCACAGTTCATTCCCAATGAGTAAACTGTcaaatttatgtttttaaagtgGTGACCTATAATTCAAACCAGTTGCAGTCGAGTTAAGCCTCATCTCTCATGCCTTTAAAGGCCAATTAACGTAGCCAGGATGACCAACGCTATCTCCCCGCAGCTGTCATCCGTAACAATTGGCACCTCGGATAGTGCACAGAATGTCTGTCACTACCCAATCACCGAGTGGATTACTGGAGAATCCCTAATTAATGCCAAGGCTTGTCTGTGGCTCATAGTGCTGGCTGACATACACCAGGCAAAGTCATCATGGATGCCAAAGTCAAATGAATATAGAGGGGAATTCTTGATGACAGCACAGATTCTTGTCACTGAATGTGGAAGGTAAACATTAAGATCTTCAAAGATCGACGAGACATATTAATAAACCTACCACTATTTTAGCACAGTGGTGTTTTTAGTCAgcacaaaaaatactaaattcaGAATCTAGTTGATCAGGATCACGTACATTGCTAATAAAACTCATAGAATGATAGAGGTTTGCTTCCTTTTCATCATGGTGCTCTTGAAATTGGCGAGGTCCTCTGTCAGTCACACACATTCACAATGAGCCATGCGCCCTTTGAAGTCTCACTCGCTCTGCTCTTAGATGTAGCTAATTTACATTCCCCGGGTGCaaaaattatttgtttgttaATGCATGCAATGTATTTGTGTTGCAGGGGGAAGGCACTTAGAAGAGCCACATGGACAGACAAGGACAATGAAATTGGAGAAGAAATCATGTAGCAAACAAAACAACGAGGCCTTTGAGCTTTTACAGCACTTTCCTATCTCCGGTCTTAGAAGCAAATTGTACCACTGCAAGATATGTCAACTGATTTTTCTCCTCAGTCATCTGCAAATGTGAATTTTTCTTCCATTCACTTAAAGCTTTCTGGGAAGTAATTTCTTTACTCACAACACAAAGCAAGAGGAAATTGACCAAGCAACAGCCTGTATCTCAAAATCTCGGTTGTTGGATCACTCAACATATGTCAATATGAGACATGACGCATTATTTACCATTAACAttgatagatttaaaaaaaaaaaacctgttctaAGGAATATTTTATACATATCCCATACAGAAACTATTACCATGTACCACTACACATTACCAAATAAAACACTAAAATCAAGTAAACAAATCAATTACCTTCCTGCTGTCtgatttattgttatttcatAAATTACCCTATTAACCCCCACTGATAGGGATattatagatgtccaattaatgTCGACTGGGAGGGTTCACAGCAATCAATTGCTGACATTCAAAATCAATTGGACATCTTTCACAATCAGTAGCACAAAACAATCATGAAGCGGCTATCCTAGTTTCTAAAGGACGTCCATTGCTTTCAATAGCAGTGAATT contains:
- the cachd1 gene encoding VWFA and cache domain-containing protein 1 isoform X1 produces the protein MARRTRHSIWVLKPNLHVPFRNTLLGLRGSLSACLWSFAFIYSAFSSGYCGADTEFSILEEARVLSEQMQKLSTQELGVFTMQRIFNSFVYTEKTSNGETEVQQLAKKIREKFNRYLDVVNRNKQVVEASYTAHLTSPLTAIQDCCSIPPSMMEFDGNFNTNVSKTICCDRLSPTVNSRAFNPGRDLNSVLADNLKSNPGIKWQYFSSEEGIFTVFPAHKFHCKGSYEHRSRPVYVSAVRPQSKNIVVMIDHGASVTETQLQIARDAALVILNAIDEHDKIAVLSVAEIVRSCSLDQCYKSLLSPATSETKRKMSTFISNIKSSDGTTEHATGFQKAFQLLRNTSSLSKQSNTVDMVIIYLSSGITSRETSEQEKKATLSVVREENRHFNNSVMILTYALMNEGVTGLKELAFLRDLAEQNSVKYGVDRFSGAPSIGLAAAPMMPIVKGSMMVLNQLSNLETTVGRFYINLANRMIDLVRFSLPYADAMGDGFIMTVSRPCYFGNLLLGVVGVDVNLAYILEDVTYYQDSLASYTFLIDNKGYTLMHPSLTRPYLMTEPPLHTDIIHYENIPAFQLVRQNILNLPLGSQVITVPVNSSLSWHTNRLRDNGKDAYNVSYAWKLVQDTSFILCIVYVQPEIPVKQLKNLNTAPSSKLLYHRLDLLGQPSSCLHFKQLATVESPTVMLAAGSFSSPYEHLSQPETKRMVEHYTAYLSDNTRLIANPGLKSSVRNEVMATSHVTDEWMTLMEMSSLNCYIVRRYIATPSGVLRIYPGSLMDKAFDPTRRQWYQHAVANPGLITFTGPYLDVGGAGYVVTISHTIHASSSQMAPGYAVAVMGIDFTLRYFYKVLLDLLPICNQDKGNKIRCFIMEDRGYLVAHPTLIDPKGHAPAEQQHITHKEPLVANDILNHPNFVKKNLCNSFSDRTVQRFYKFNTSIMGDLTNLVHGSHCSKYRLTRIPGTNAFAGIVNETCDSLAFCACSTVDRLCLNCHRMEQNECECPCECPLEVNECTGNLTNAENRNPSCEVHQEPISLNVIESSLQDTLPQCINTRCGQRFSSSDCFGVLDCEWCMVDSDGKTHLDKPYCALQKECFGGIVGAKSPYVDSMGLLDEEVASLNMIKSAPVGPVAGGIMGCIMVLVLAVYAYRHQIHRRSHQHMSPLAAQEMSVRMSNLDNDRDDRDDDSHEDRGIISNTRFIAAVIERHTHTPERRRRYWGRSGTESDHGYSTMSPQEDSENPPGNNDPLSAGVDVGNHDDDMDLDTPPQTAALLSHKFYPYRHTHHHPLHTHHLQAAVTVHSVDAEC
- the cachd1 gene encoding VWFA and cache domain-containing protein 1 isoform X2 is translated as MARRTRHSIWVLKPNLHVPFRNTLLGLRGSLSACLWSFAFIYSAFSSGYCGADTEFSILEEARVLSEQMQKLSTQELGVFTMQRIFNSFVYTEKTSNGETEVQQLAKKIREKFNRYLDVVNRNKQVVEASYTAHLTSPLTAIQDCCSIPPSMMEFDGNFNTNVSKTICCDRLSPTVNSRAFNPGRDLNSVLADNLKSNPGIKWQYFSSEEGIFTVFPAHKFHCKGSYEHRSRPVYVSAVRPQSKNIVVMIDHGASVTETQLQIARDAALVILNAIDEHDKIAVLSVAEIVRSCSLDQCYKSLLSPATSETKRKMSTFISNIKSSDGTTEHATGFQKAFQLLRNTSSLSKQSNIDMVIIYLSSGITSRETSEQEKKATLSVVREENRHFNNSVMILTYALMNEGVTGLKELAFLRDLAEQNSVKYGVDRFSGAPSIGLAAAPMMPIVKGSMMVLNQLSNLETTVGRFYINLANRMIDLVRFSLPYADAMGDGFIMTVSRPCYFGNLLLGVVGVDVNLAYILEDVTYYQDSLASYTFLIDNKGYTLMHPSLTRPYLMTEPPLHTDIIHYENIPAFQLVRQNILNLPLGSQVITVPVNSSLSWHTNRLRDNGKDAYNVSYAWKLVQDTSFILCIVYVQPEIPVKQLKNLNTAPSSKLLYHRLDLLGQPSSCLHFKQLATVESPTVMLAAGSFSSPYEHLSQPETKRMVEHYTAYLSDNTRLIANPGLKSSVRNEVMATSHVTDEWMTLMEMSSLNCYIVRRYIATPSGVLRIYPGSLMDKAFDPTRRQWYQHAVANPGLITFTGPYLDVGGAGYVVTISHTIHASSSQMAPGYAVAVMGIDFTLRYFYKVLLDLLPICNQDKGNKIRCFIMEDRGYLVAHPTLIDPKGHAPAEQQHITHKEPLVANDILNHPNFVKKNLCNSFSDRTVQRFYKFNTSIMGDLTNLVHGSHCSKYRLTRIPGTNAFAGIVNETCDSLAFCACSTVDRLCLNCHRMEQNECECPCECPLEVNECTGNLTNAENRNPSCEVHQEPISLNVIESSLQDTLPQCINTRCGQRFSSSDCFGVLDCEWCMVDSDGKTHLDKPYCALQKECFGGIVGAKSPYVDSMGLLDEEVASLNMIKSAPVGPVAGGIMGCIMVLVLAVYAYRHQIHRRSHQHMSPLAAQEMSVRMSNLDNDRDDRDDDSHEDRGIISNTRFIAAVIERHTHTPERRRRYWGRSGTESDHGYSTMSPQEDSENPPGNNDPLSAGVDVGNHDDDMDLDTPPQTAALLSHKFYPYRHTHHHPLHTHHLQAAVTVHSVDAEC